AAGTTGTTGGGACATACTGGTTCTCCGATTGCAACCCCACGACGATAAGCTGCAGTTGAGGACATGAACAAAGATGGTCAAGTCATTGCCTGATTATGCACTCTTCTCAAACATACAGAACAGTACTTCATTATCTTACAAGCAGCATTCACAGCAGCGTAGGATGAAGCATCCGGCAATATTAGTTTCTGAATCCATGTCCTGTCATTCCGAATATATAATATCGTGTAATGATTTATGCCACCAAATTCCAAAGAACCGACTAAGAGTTTCGACATCTCTAGAGAGGTCTCAGGTAGTCGTAAGAACCAACTGATTCCTTCCCAAATATTATGAACACAACAAAGCTTCCATCCAATTCCAAAAGCCACTGCTCTTTGAGCCGCATCTTTGTCGTCATCAACATCAGATAGCGGTTTCGTACCACTTGGAATCTAATGCTATTCCAATTAGACCTCCTTGCTTTCCCTGGAAGAGAATGTTTTCTatcagctgtttttttttttatataaaaaaagaaattgataggGCCACCATTTTTATATTCAGGAATACCTTGAAATGTAGATTGTAACACCAATAAGCAGCGGCATGCGACAAGAGGATGTTGTGACCTCCAATGTATGGCCAAGTGGACGAATTCCCCCTCTTGCAATGTAGATGAGCAATGATAGTGTTGTTGGTTTCCTAAACATATATACACCGAGAAAatggtaaattttaaaaaatatcgtgAGTTCTAAGATGCTCTTAGATAATCTAGGATTATTATTGGTTTatataaagattattttaatatcatatttttaatttgaggttcaatcaattttttcaaaattaagttaTTGCAAATAATAAGTCGTCTGAGTATCTGACCTCTAATAATAAGTAATTTACACAAATCACTAGTgagaaatcttttaaatttttttctaaaataaaagattgctATGCCTATAAGTGATAGTTCTCTTTATTTTGTAACTtgcgtaattttttttatatatataaaaaaagacgtAACATTcttattatagaaaaaacttaataacCCTATAGATAGTAAAAATATCACTTTTTCCCCTGATAATGCAACATACattatttcatgataattttgaaACTTTATGTAATTAAGTtcctaacttgatttttttaagtctaGAAGTTGCAAGTTCCTTATATAAATTACATTACAtcccttaatttctaaaatttatttacaatcaagtcaccTTTGATTAAGTATTTCAAGTTTAGTTTCTAAATAATAACTCTTATTTtgtgtgacccattaggttCCTAATATGTTGGCACAAATATAAATCGTAATcctaaattaaataagattaaataaattaaataatttaatttattatcaattcaataaatgattgatttttatttgaagatcaagtgcaTTGTCTAGCAATGTGTCATGatcctttaaatattaaaaaaagtcataAGTGATTTGATTTAACATTTCAGTAAATAGTTTCTTAAGGTAATTATTATACCTTTATCAAGAATGTTTtcgatttaaatattataacatggagtgcatttattttatcaaatcatatttgttctCAACACTATAATCattgatttttgaataaaatttaaaaatctttttaaatctcattacACCTTATGTAAAGATTTcataatcaatactatttgataattattaaatatgtttcctaatttctttttatgacTCAAATACGTTCATATTGTTCATGTTATATCCAgtattttacttattttgttactctttattaaaaacaacatatagTCGGTATCAAAAACATAACATTTCCTTATATGATCTCAAATATAAAGATCACTTATACAACTATCACGTGAGCCTTTTCATAGATACTAGTGATCTCTCCATATAAAATTCTCATGTGGATTGGTTCAATGTACATGTCATATGATAAATATCTACATATTAGTTTAAGTATTCTCTCTTTATCATTAAGTATGTGgatcatttttttctaattcatctaaGAAGATGAATGAATCCTCTTTTTATCACTTAAATCcttttatatagttcatgttacaaccaatatatttttaatgtgggatttgaaacccattagtatgtatactctatatttccaaaaaaaaaaaaatcatgttttttcaatgtgggataaaaagttttttttagtttaaaatacttcaacttaaaaggataacatagtatcttttcaatgtgagatttgaagcccttttgtCTATATACTAtatgtttccaaaaaaaaaaaaaatcatatttttttcaatgtgggataaaaagctttttggttttaaatacttcaacttaaaaggataacatattatcttttcaatatgggatttgaAATTCTTTCGTATATATACTTTTATATTTCCATGAaagaagttatgtttttttaatatataggatacaatttcttttatttaaatactttaatttaaaaaatttaatataatatatttttaatatgagataaaaaactttttaaaatattttttaaattttattatttacaatatatataatctatatttatatagatttttttatatatatatattttctggaTTGATCTATAAAACTCAAAAGGTTTTTTAGCTTGGCCAATCCCCGGACGGCTTTAATAATCATGGTTTAAACCATCATTCCCTTCGTCCCCACTCCCTCTCAATCTATTGCTAGCTAAAACCCTTAACAAGCAAACAAGCCACAATGGCCATGAGAGCAACGACGGCGGCTTTGGCTGCGGCAGCAGCAGCTCCTCGTGGCGGATTTTTGCGTCTGTTTTCAACAACTTCCACTTCATCCTCCTCCTTCCCTTTTCCTCAGGCCACGCAGCAAACTCCTGCACGTGAACAGGCTGAGCCCAACACCAATCTCTTTGTATCTGGCATGTGTCTCTTTCTTTACATTTCCATAATTACTTtcattcctttcttcttttcctcgATTCCCATCTGGGTTCTGTTAGTCATTGCTTGCAATCTTTAAAGGGTTGATATTGTCAATATAATgctagaaatgaaaagaaagactTAAACGTTATGCGAtctgattgattatttttttctaaattaagaattattagtaagatttttgtgttgtttatTTGGTTATGAGCCCTGTGATTTTGATTGCGAGTATATTGATAGGATGTTTTATTTGCTACCTTATGTACCGAAAGAAGTTGCTTTTAGTTGTCTTTGCCTATTAGTACGTCCAATTTTGTGGCGATGTCTGTGTTGGTGATTCGACAACAGCCCATAAATGCATGGAAGGTTGAAAAAAATGTGTGTTTTTTAGCTGGTTATATGTTAattatttgcaaaataaaagTAACTGGTACTTGCAATTTAGGTGTTGAAAACCTACGAAAGGTAGATTTGGATATGATCATAATCACACATTTGAGAAACTAGTATATGATATAACATGCTGATACGCGTGCTACGTTGTTTAGCTATGTTAATGACGGGTTTTAGCTCAAGAGTTGGACATGCTCTAGAATTTATTGGAAAGTAGTCGTGAATTGTGATGCACGCACATCTGTGTCTTTCTTCGGAGTCATAGCTCACAATCTTATATTTCTTGTGTTggttataaatttttagtttgaaaGGATTTTGGAATTATTCATGATGATGGGAGTTGAAAATCTCTGAGAAGTTTGAGATTCTTATAGCAGTGTGAATGGATGGACTCTAGAAAGCTTAGATGGAGAGAGGTCTCTGTGAGAGTAGTCATTGTTCTTGATGTGGGGGAGGTATGGAGGAATAAATTGCATGTCTTTTGGACCTGTACCAAGGGGGTGGAAGTTTGGAAGGGCATTCTGAATACGGTCTGCAGAATTTCTTCAGTGGTGACCTTCAAGTGGTTGGATAGAAAGGAGGTGCTAAGACTAAAATGAGAATCGGAAGACAATGTTCTTGTGCTGGCATAGCTGGTACTCAATAATGCTTACTTTTGGGACACAATTATAATCTGAATGTAATACTCAATATCCTGGCTAAAAGATTGTACAGAAATTTCCCCAAGAGTACTggttaaaaataatagaaacagAAGCGCATCTTAGTGGGCAGGAGCTTTTTGGAAGaattaaatagttattttgGACTGTCCTCCTGGGATGCATGAGCTGTGGGATAATGATATAGGCATCCATTAAAGTTGTGTAGTCTAGTGTTTTTGTCCTTTCATATTGTAAACCAAagaaatatttctttctttgtccTTTGATGGTTATGAAAACCCAGTGAACGTAATTTTAACATCAAGTCAACTTCTTAACGTGTcagaagttttatttgatgcttCTATGATTTTGGTTTCAGGGCTAAGTAAAAGAACAACTTCAGAGGGACTACGTGAGGCCTTTTCTAAATTTGGTGAAGTGGTTCAAGGTTAGTCTCttcttttcataaatgtttttcaaaaatttcttttttggatTGCTAACGATTGCCTTTCTAGCTTTTTACAGCTAGAGTTGTAACTGACAGGGTCTCAGGCTATTCTAAGGGGTTCGGTTTTGTCAAATATGCTACCTTAGAAGATGCTGCTGAAGGAATAAAAGGCATGGATGGACAGGTGAGTTTTACCTGGCTCCTTACTTCTGTCCTTTGAGAGAAGATTGTGGATTTATTATTGTAATGACTTCAAAGTGGTTAGGATAAAATGATGTGTAGTTGTTAGCATAGCTCATAGCATGATCAGTAACTCTAGGAAATTCAGTATGGGTTCTGTGCAGCTTCTTAAGTCATGGAACAAGCTATGAAATGGTCAAATCTTTGGAGGAAAATCCAAAACCTAAAGTTCAATATGAATTCAAAAGGATTCACTAAAGAAAGCTTGATGCTTCTCAAGTTAAACAATGGTCACGTGGATATCTAAGAAAACTATGACAGACATAAGATTGGTGGTTCCATATGTTGAAGCCTCATAAAAACCGAAGCACCTTTCTCAATGTTTCCTAGGTTAGCTATGATAACTCATAACAGTGGCATACATCGAGATTTGTCAATGGGGTTAGGGGCTTGCACTTTTGCACATGGGAACATATATATGAAATTGATGATTCTTCCTCCACTGTATCTGTTATTGTTATCTGCACTTGGAAGatgcttaattttttagtatccCTTGAATCCTGTTCAGTGTGTTTCAGCAAGTCTTCTAACTAGCAATCCAGCTCATCAGCTTACATTCATGCTCATGCATGTTCCTTCCATACTTTTGGCCCTTGGTGCTCACCAAGCAACCTAAGGATACCTATCTGCCTTGTGTTAGTGCAACTTCTCTCATTAGCTCACCAATTTTATTGATGCAATTGAACCTGAGCAAAAAGGAAGCAAAGTACAAAGAAAaccgagatttaaaaaaaaagggtctcaATAACAAAAGCcctaattgtatttttattactgaattttttatttttgataattaagtGTTAAGGGACCAAAAGTTATTCTTTATCAcctttacttttaaaattccttgttttttctatcatataattaaaaaaaactatcttattGGACATAGTAAGGTCTTGGACTCAAGTCGTGgatctttttccttctttaaaaCACGTTAGCAGCGCTTGAACATCGTttatttacattataaaaaattcagtCCGGCCTGCAGCGAACTTGAGCCACCTATTTAGTATGATTATTGTGAAACTTAatttctcgtttttttttttttggttgtctatttttaatttctctttctGATTTCTGTGTATTGTAGTTTCTGGATGGATGGGTTATATTTGCAGAGTATGCTAGACCCAGACAACCACCTTCTGAACCTCAAAACAACACAGGCATGGGATTATGGAAACAGCGCTACTAATCGCCTCTGGCAGTGACTCCTACAGTGAAGGGATCAAGTTTGTCATTATCCAAACTAGAACGGCCAGCGCCGCTGGTGGTGACTCCAATAGTCAAGTGATCGAGATTGTCATTATTCAAACTAGCATGGCCAGCAAGTACCATTTATGGATTCTTCACATTATTGTGGTTTCTCTTTCACAGCTTGGAacgatcaatattttttatattaactaacTGTGAGCAgcttgaaattataaa
This is a stretch of genomic DNA from Populus alba chromosome 11, ASM523922v2, whole genome shotgun sequence. It encodes these proteins:
- the LOC118047471 gene encoding organelle RRM domain-containing protein 2, mitochondrial, translating into MAMRATTAALAAAAAAPRGGFLRLFSTTSTSSSSFPFPQATQQTPAREQAEPNTNLFVSGLSKRTTSEGLREAFSKFGEVVQARVVTDRVSGYSKGFGFVKYATLEDAAEGIKGMDGQFLDGWVIFAEYARPRQPPSEPQNNTGMGLWKQRY